A region of Carassius auratus strain Wakin chromosome 23, ASM336829v1, whole genome shotgun sequence DNA encodes the following proteins:
- the micos10 gene encoding MICOS complex subunit MIC10 translates to MSEKELGQKWDRCLADSAIKFGTGLGLGIVFSVVFFKRRTWPIVFGTGLGLGMAYSNCQNDLKSHYVLHSKVAKEQ, encoded by the exons ATGTCTGAGAAAGAGCTCGGCCAGAAGTGGGACCGCTGCCTCGCAGACAGCGCGATTAAATTCG GTACCGGTCTGGGTCTAGGAATTGTGTTCTCTGTTGTTTTCTTCAAGC GCCGGACATGGCCCATAGTGTTTGGGACAGGACTGGGTCTTGGCATGGCTTACTCCAACTGCCAGAATGACTTGAAGTCACATTATGTACTGCACAGTAAAGTTGCTAAG GAGCAGTAG